GGCCAGGGCGGCGGCATCTTCGTCGCTGAACTTCATCAGGTTGCTGTAGGCCGACCAACGGTACACGTTGGCCCGGTAGGCGGGCAGGTCCTTGATCAGGCTCAGGCGCACATTCGGGTCGAACAACACAATGCGCTGGCCTTGCTGGGCTTTCACCAGGTCGATGATGCGGCTGGCGGCGGGTTCAAACAGCAGCGAGATCGAGCCGAACTGCAGGAAACGGCAGCTCTGGGGCAGCACCGGCAGTGTGGTGGGGTTCCATTGCGTGTCGGCCGTGCCATTCATATAGAAAGCGTAGCGGTTGGTGGTGGGCGTGCGCTCCACAAAGGCCAGGGTGCTGGGCGCGTCGCTGCGCAAGACCCAGCGGGTGTCCACGCCATTGCTTTCGATGTGCTTGAGCAGGCGCTCGCCAAACATGTCGGTGGACAGCTGGCACACCATGCCGATGGGCTGGCCCAGGCGGGCGGTGGCGATGGCGCTGTTGGTGGGCGCGCCGCCTTCGTGGCCGGCAAAGTTCAGGCCGCCGGTGGCGGCAAAGTCGATCAGGGATTCGCCAACGATGGCAATGCGGATGTCGGGCATGGTGTGTCTCTGCGGTGTTGTAGTGGGTGCGAAGTGGCAACTATCTTACTGTGGGCACGCGGTTGGAGGGTACACCGTGGTTACCTGGAGATTGGGGGTGTTTTAGGCATCCCGCGCTTATTCCATAAGCGTGAGAAGCTATTGAAAATATAGCGGTTCCGACGGGCGTCCTGGTAAGTTAATTTGGCCCGTACCAAGCCGTGCCAGGCCATCCGCCGCAGACTGGTACGCAAACGCGCCAAGCTGGTACTTTGTGCCCTCATGCACAATCTTTGGACCACCACCGTGTCTGCCCCTGCCGTGCTGCCTAACCCTCTTGCCCCGTTTCCACCGGCCCGCCGCCGCACGCGCTGGTGGTGGGCGGGTATGTGGGCGGGTGTGGCGGCGCTGGCCCTGCTGCTGATCGCCGCGGCAGGGCAGTGGTCGGCACGGCGCGAAGCCCGCTTCCAGGCCGACAGCATC
This sequence is a window from Rhodoferax sp. WC2427. Protein-coding genes within it:
- a CDS encoding carbohydrate kinase; this encodes MRIAIVGESLIDFAATGGLNFAGHEGGAPTNSAIATARLGQPIGMVCQLSTDMFGERLLKHIESNGVDTRWVLRSDAPSTLAFVERTPTTNRYAFYMNGTADTQWNPTTLPVLPQSCRFLQFGSISLLFEPAASRIIDLVKAQQGQRIVLFDPNVRLSLIKDLPAYRANVYRWSAYSNLMKFSDEDAAALAPGLSLAEVAASFMASDSGPRAVVITRGGDGASLFRRGQAALDIQAPKITVADTIGAGDTFDAGLTVGLLEQGVEQVAQLDSLSDAGWLAVLRFAAQAAAINCTREGANPPTRAELQVALDAQA